The following proteins are co-located in the Eleginops maclovinus isolate JMC-PN-2008 ecotype Puerto Natales chromosome 1, JC_Emac_rtc_rv5, whole genome shotgun sequence genome:
- the mmp23ba gene encoding matrix metalloproteinase-23 isoform X2, whose protein sequence is MEVREAYTTVLLIGIRKEARSQVLHLSRNKRYTLTPEKLKWDEFKLTYKLLSFPTNLINASDTRRGIAKAFGTWSDVSPFTFREVPADQEADIKIGFYPVNHTDCLQSYLHHCFDGITGELAHAFFPPTGEIHFDNHEYWILGNMRFSWKRGVWLTDLVHVATHEIGHVLGLMHSLDPKSIMHLNATLTGRKLITQDEVWGIHRLYGCLDRLFICPAWARKGYCDSKRRLMQKHCPSSCDFCYEFPFPTVAPTPAAPRTKHKLVVEGKKLTFRCGKKIASKKGKVYWYKDGELLEFSHPNYISLKDDHITIVANAINEGTYTCVVKKKDKVLTNYSWRVRVRF, encoded by the exons ATGGAGGTTAGAG AAGCTTACACCACTGTGTTGCTCATCGGGATCCGCAAAGAGGCCCGGTCACAAGTGCTTCACCTCTCCCGGAACAAGCGCTACACCCTCACCCCGGAGAAGCTCAAATGGGATGAGTTCAAGCTAACATACAA GTTGCTCTCCTTCCCTACAAACTTGATAAATGCCAGTGACACGCGCCGAGGCATTGCCAAGGCTTTTGGCACGTGGAGTGACGTCTCGCCGTTTACCTTCAGAGAGGTGCCAGCGGACCAAGAAGCAGACATTAAGATTG GCTTCTATCCCGTCAACCACACAGACTGTTTGCAGTCTTACTTGCACCATTGTTTCGACGGCATCACGGGAGAATTGGCGCATGCATTCTTCCCGCCAACAGGAGAGATCCACTTTGACAACCACGAGTACTGGATTCTTGGAAACATGCGCTTCAGCTGGAAGAGAG GTGTTTGGCTGACGGATCTTGTCCATGTGGCAACTCACGAAATTGGCCACGTCCTGGGACTCATGCACTCATTGGACCCTAAATCCATAATGCACCTGAATGCAACTCTGACAGGGCGAAAGCTCATCACACAGGATGAGGTGTGGGGTATTCACCGCCTCTATG GATGTTTGGACCGGTTATTTATCTGTCCTGCCTGGGCTCGGAAAGGTTATTGCGACAGCAAGCGCAGGCTGATGCAGAAGCACTGCCCCTCCAGCTGTGATTTCTGTTACG AATTTCCGTTCCCCACTGTGGCTCCCACCCCGGCGGCACCGAGGACCAAACACAAGCTGGTGGTCGAGGGCAAGAAGCTCACTTTTCGTTGTGGGAAGAAAATAGCATCGAAGAAAGGAAAAGTATA CTGGTACAAGGACGGGGAGCTGCTGGAGTTCTCTCACCCAAACTACATCTCCTTGAAAGACGACCACATCACGATAGTGGCCAACGCCATCAACGAAGGCACGTACACCTGCGTtgtgaagaaaaaagacaaagttCTTACTAACTACTCGTGGAGAGTGCGTGTGCGCTTCTAA
- the mmp23ba gene encoding matrix metalloproteinase-23 isoform X1, with protein sequence MVCCQTRRSLRRSGWSFAPLLAAALLSLGMQPTTAFPSWRLEEEAYTTVLLIGIRKEARSQVLHLSRNKRYTLTPEKLKWDEFKLTYKLLSFPTNLINASDTRRGIAKAFGTWSDVSPFTFREVPADQEADIKIGFYPVNHTDCLQSYLHHCFDGITGELAHAFFPPTGEIHFDNHEYWILGNMRFSWKRGVWLTDLVHVATHEIGHVLGLMHSLDPKSIMHLNATLTGRKLITQDEVWGIHRLYGCLDRLFICPAWARKGYCDSKRRLMQKHCPSSCDFCYEFPFPTVAPTPAAPRTKHKLVVEGKKLTFRCGKKIASKKGKVYWYKDGELLEFSHPNYISLKDDHITIVANAINEGTYTCVVKKKDKVLTNYSWRVRVRF encoded by the exons ATGGTGTGCTGTCAGACTCGCAGAAGTTTACGCAGAAGCGGCTGGAGTTTCGCTCCTCTGCTGGCGGCCGCGCTGCTCAGCCTCGGGATGCAACCAACCACAGCGTTCCCCTCATGGAGGTTAGAG GAAGAAGCTTACACCACTGTGTTGCTCATCGGGATCCGCAAAGAGGCCCGGTCACAAGTGCTTCACCTCTCCCGGAACAAGCGCTACACCCTCACCCCGGAGAAGCTCAAATGGGATGAGTTCAAGCTAACATACAA GTTGCTCTCCTTCCCTACAAACTTGATAAATGCCAGTGACACGCGCCGAGGCATTGCCAAGGCTTTTGGCACGTGGAGTGACGTCTCGCCGTTTACCTTCAGAGAGGTGCCAGCGGACCAAGAAGCAGACATTAAGATTG GCTTCTATCCCGTCAACCACACAGACTGTTTGCAGTCTTACTTGCACCATTGTTTCGACGGCATCACGGGAGAATTGGCGCATGCATTCTTCCCGCCAACAGGAGAGATCCACTTTGACAACCACGAGTACTGGATTCTTGGAAACATGCGCTTCAGCTGGAAGAGAG GTGTTTGGCTGACGGATCTTGTCCATGTGGCAACTCACGAAATTGGCCACGTCCTGGGACTCATGCACTCATTGGACCCTAAATCCATAATGCACCTGAATGCAACTCTGACAGGGCGAAAGCTCATCACACAGGATGAGGTGTGGGGTATTCACCGCCTCTATG GATGTTTGGACCGGTTATTTATCTGTCCTGCCTGGGCTCGGAAAGGTTATTGCGACAGCAAGCGCAGGCTGATGCAGAAGCACTGCCCCTCCAGCTGTGATTTCTGTTACG AATTTCCGTTCCCCACTGTGGCTCCCACCCCGGCGGCACCGAGGACCAAACACAAGCTGGTGGTCGAGGGCAAGAAGCTCACTTTTCGTTGTGGGAAGAAAATAGCATCGAAGAAAGGAAAAGTATA CTGGTACAAGGACGGGGAGCTGCTGGAGTTCTCTCACCCAAACTACATCTCCTTGAAAGACGACCACATCACGATAGTGGCCAACGCCATCAACGAAGGCACGTACACCTGCGTtgtgaagaaaaaagacaaagttCTTACTAACTACTCGTGGAGAGTGCGTGTGCGCTTCTAA
- the ubiad1 gene encoding ubiA prenyltransferase domain-containing protein 1 — translation MAKELKQSRAETFVLAGSNGHNGQQWQTGLSNFSHPLGPDHKSRMSRVAFDVRQKCAAYVLALRPWSFSASLTPVALGSALAYKLEGSVDLVILMVCAVTVLVVHGAGNLVNTYYDFSKGIDHKKSDDRTLVDEILAPQDVVMFGALLYSLGCLCATLLYFLSTLRLEHLALIYFGGLSSSFLYTGGIGLKYVALGDVVILITFGPLAVMFSHAVQVGYLSALPLVYAIPLALNTEAILHSNNTRDMDSDKQAGIVTLAILIGSTLSYVLYNLLLFVPYVLFCILATRYTISMALPLLTLPMAFPLEKQFRSRCYAKIPQKTAKLNLLMGLFYVFGIILAPPGSLPTL, via the exons ATGGCCAAAGAGCTGAAACAAAGCAGGGCAGAGACATTTGTGCTGGCTGGATCGAATGGTCACAATGGCCAACAATGGCAGACCGGTCTGAGTAACTTCAGCCATCCTCTGGGCCCTGACCACAAGTCCAGGATGTCCCGTGTTGCTTTCGATGTGAGGCAAAAGTGTGCGGCCTACGTGCTGGCACTGAGGCCGTGGAGCTTCAGCGCCTCTCTCACACCGGTGGCCCTTGGCAGCGCCTTGGCATACAAGCTAGAGGGCTCCGTGGACTTGGTCATCCTCATGGTGTGTGCGGTGACTGTCCTCGTCGTCCACGGGGCGGGGAATCTTGTGAACACCTACTATGACTTCTCCAAAGGGATTGACCACAAGAAGAGTGATGATAGAACTCTGGTGGACGAGATCTTGGCACCGCAGGATGTTGTCATGTTCGGAGCGTTGTTGTACTCTTTGGGGTGCTTGTGTGCCACTCTGCTCTATTTCCTGTCTACACTCAGACTGGAACACTTAGCCCTTATTTACTTCGGGGGACTGTCCAGCTCTTTTTTATACACTGGAG GCATCGGCCTCAAGTACGTGGCCCTCGGAGACGTGGTGATCCTCATCACCTTCGGCCCCCTGGCGGTCATGTTTTCGCACGCGGTGCAGGTGGGCTACCTGTCGGCCCTGCCACTGGTGTACGCCATACCGCTGGCCCTCAACACGGAAGCCATCCTGCACAGCAACAACACCAGAGACATGGACTCTGACAAGCAGGCGGGCATCGTTACGCTGGCCATCCTCATCGGCTCCACGCTGTCCTACGTCCTCTACAACCTGCTGCTCTTTGTCCCCTACGTGCTCTTCTGCATCCTCGCCACCCGGTACACCATCAGCATGGCGCTGCCGCTGCTCACGCTGCCCATGGCCTTCCCCTTGGAGAAGCAGTTCCGCAGCCGATGCTATGCCAAGATCCCCCAGAAGACGGCCAAGCTCAACCTCCTCATGGGACTTTTCTACGTGTTCGGGATCATCCTGGCCCCTCCCGGCAGCCTGCCCACATTGTGA